In one Grus americana isolate bGruAme1 chromosome 1, bGruAme1.mat, whole genome shotgun sequence genomic region, the following are encoded:
- the LOC129201555 gene encoding uncharacterized protein C12orf50 homolog, whose amino-acid sequence MAAAGNDRSFHVCSPYAQQKYSNISCFWEKQPSGCLRISCAFHHSKPRSINGLFLPPSNNAPLQQGVQEGIPHPAHGQESLRNQKNILRPIHPPLTIHLNDEDDDEDDDEEEENGAPDWVPQTAADLEEERAIKEICYQSGEYYGIQYPQEHQSTKTVSSPRENELLPWEATERDLQAGDGDTVPTTFKNAKGEGESSGTTVPAQTVPRTDRGSFENGGTNRMERVKNYPGKEAKEKQWISEGESKSHNTGTGKGIHTPDPKAKPRRQQRGQSKDDEAASAIPPVRETGRDTYFSSSEPRRSAYVVYRTATVTQEPMCNGPTGGFLLTQDP is encoded by the exons GAATGACCGCTCTTTCCATGTTTGTTCCCCCTACGCACAG cagaagtacAGCAACATCTCCTGTTTCTGGGAAAAACAACCATCAGGCTGCTTGAGGATCAGTTGCGCCTTCCATCACAGCAAACCTCGCAGcataaatggactttttttgccGCCGAGTAACa ATGCCCCATTGCAACAAGGTGTCCAAGAAGGGATTCCGCACCCAGCCCATGGTCAAGAGTCactcagaaatcaaaagaatattttacgaCCAATTCACCCTCCACTGACTATACACCTCAACGATGAAGACGACGACGAGGAcgatgatgaagaggaggagaacg GTGCTCCTGACTGGGTGCCTCAGACTGCTGCAGACcttgaagaggaaagagcaataaaggaaatatgctATCAATCTG GAGAGTATTACGGGATTCAGTACCCTCAGGAACACCAATCAACAAAAACTGTGTCTTCACCTCGGGAAAACGAGCTACTACCCTGGGAAGCTACCGAGCGAGACTTGCAGGCAG GCGACGGTGATACAGTTCCTACAacatttaagaatgcaaaaggagaaggagagagctcAGGAACGACAGTACCAGCACAGACCGTTCCCAGAACAGATCGTGGATCCTTTGAAAACGGAG GAACCAATCGCATGGAGCGGGTAAAGAACTATCCCGgtaaagaagcaaaggagaagcaatgGATTTCCGAGGGAGAAAGCAAGTCCCATaacacaggaacaggaaaag gAATTCACACTCCAgaccccaaagcaaaaccacgtcGCCAACAAAGGGGTCAAAGTAAGGACgatgaagctgcttctgctattCCTCCAGtgagagaaactggaagagacacttatttcagttcttcagaaccTCGAAGATCAGCATATGTAGTCTACCGTACTGCCACCGTCACCCAAGAACCAATGTGCAATGGACCGACAGGTGGGTTCCTGCTTACACAGGATCCTTAA
- the LOC129201562 gene encoding uncharacterized protein C12orf50 homolog has translation MAAAGNDRSFHVCSPYAQQKYSNISCFWEKQPSGCLRISCAFHHSKPRSINGLFLPPSNNAPLQQGVQEGIPHPAHGQESLRNQKNILRPIHPPLTIHLNDEDDDEDDDEEEENGAPDWVPQTAADLEEERAIKEICYQSGEYYGIQYPQEHQSTKTVSSPRENELLPWEATERDLQAGDGDTVPTTFKNAKGEGESSGTTVPAETIPRTDHGSFENGGTNRMERVKNYPSKEAKEKQWISEGESKSHNTGTGKGIHTPDPKAKPRRQQRGQSKDDEAASAIPPVRETGRDTYFSSSEPRRSAYVVYRTATVTQEPMCNGPTGGFLLTQDP, from the exons ATGGCCGCAGCTGGGAATGACCGCTCTTTCCATGTTTGTTCCCCCTACGCACAG cagaagtacAGCAACATCTCCTGTTTCTGGGAAAAACAACCATCAGGCTGCTTGAGGATCAGTTGCGCCTTCCATCACAGCAAACCTCGCAGcataaatggactttttttgccGCCGAGTAACa ATGCCCCATTGCAACAAGGTGTCCAAGAAGGGATTCCGCACCCAGCCCATGGTCAAGAGTCactcagaaatcaaaagaatattttacgaCCAATTCACCCTCCACTGACTATACACCTCAACGATGAAGACGACGACGAGGAcgatgatgaagaggaggagaacg GTGCTCCTGACTGGGTGCCTCAGACTGCTGCAGACcttgaagaggaaagagcaataaaggaaatatgctATCAATCTG GAGAGTATTACGGGATTCAGTACCCTCAGGAACACCAATCAACAAAAACTGTGTCTTCACCTCGGGAAAACGAGCTACTACCCTGGGAAGCTACCGAGCGAGACTTGCAGGCAG GCGACGGTGATACAGTTCCTACAacatttaagaatgcaaaaggagaaggagagagctcAGGAACGACAGTACCAGCAGAGACCATTCCCAGAACAGATCATGGATCCTTTGAAAATGGAG GAACCAATCGCATGGAGCGGGTAAAGAACTATCCCAgtaaagaagcaaaggagaagcaatgGATTTCCGAGGGAGAAAGCAAGTCCCATaacacaggaacaggaaaag gAATTCACACTCCAgaccccaaagcaaaaccacgtcGCCAACAAAGGGGTCAAAGTAAGGACgatgaagctgcttctgctattCCTCCAGtgagagaaactggaagagacacttatttcagttcttcagaaccTCGAAGATCAGCATATGTAGTCTACCGTACTGCCACCGTCACCCAAGAACCAATGTGCAATGGACCGACAGGTGGGTTCCTGCTTACACAGGATCCTTAA
- the LOC129201563 gene encoding uncharacterized protein C12orf50 homolog, which produces MAAAGNDRSFHVCSPYAQQKYSNISCFWETQPSGCLRISCAFHHSKPRSINGLFLPPSNNAPLQQGVQEGIPHPAHGQESLRNQKNILRPIHPPLTIHLNDEDDDEDDDEEEENGAPDWVPQTAADLEEERAIKEICYQSGEYYGIQYPQEHQSTKTVSSPRENELLPWEATERDLQAGDGDTVPTTFKNAKGEGESSGTTVPAETIPRTDRGSFENGGTNRMERVKNYPGKEAKEKQWISEGESKSHNTGTGKGIHTPDPKAKPRRQQRGQSKDDEAASAIPPVRETGRDTYFSSSEPRRSAYVVYRTATVTQEPKCNGPTGGFLLTQDP; this is translated from the exons ATGGCCGCAGCTGGGAATGACCGCTCTTTCCATGTTTGTTCCCCCTACGCACAG cagaagtacAGCAACATCTCCTGTTTCTGGGAAACACAACCATCAGGCTGCTTGAGGATCAGTTGCGCCTTCCATCATAGCAAACCTCGCAGcataaatggactttttttgccGCCGAGTAACa ATGCCCCATTGCAACAAGGTGTCCAAGAAGGGATTCCGCACCCAGCCCATGGTCAAGAGTCactcagaaatcaaaagaatattttacgaCCAATTCACCCTCCACTGACTATACACCTCAACGATGAAGACGACGATGAGGAcgatgatgaagaggaggagaacg GTGCTCCTGACTGGGTGCCTCAGACTGCTGCAGACcttgaagaggaaagagcaataaaggaaatatgctATCAATCTG GAGAGTATTACGGGATTCAGTACCCTCAGGAACACCAATCAACAAAAACTGTGTCTTCACCTCGGGAAAACGAGCTACTACCCTGGGAAGCTACCGAGCGAGACTTGCAGGCAG GCGACGGTGATACAGTTCCTACAacatttaagaatgcaaaaggagaaggagagagctcAGGAACGACAGTACCAGCAGAGACCATTCCCAGAACAGATCGTGGATCCTTTGAAAACGGAG GAACCAATCGCATGGAGCGGGTAAAGAACTATCCCGgtaaagaagcaaaggagaagcaatgGATTTCCGAGGGAGAAAGCAAGTCCCATaacacaggaacaggaaaag gAATTCACACTCCAgaccccaaagcaaaaccacgtcGCCAACAAAGGGGTCAAAGTAAGGACgatgaagctgcttctgctattCCTCCAGtgagagaaactggaagagacacttatttcagttcttcagaaccTCGAAGATCAGCATATGTAGTCTACCGTACTGCCACCGTCACCCAAGAACCAAAGTGCAATGGACCGACAGGTGGGTTCCTGCTTACACAGGATCCTTAA